The following are encoded in a window of Procambarus clarkii isolate CNS0578487 unplaced genomic scaffold, FALCON_Pclarkii_2.0 HiC_scaffold_765, whole genome shotgun sequence genomic DNA:
- the LOC138361788 gene encoding DDRGK domain-containing protein 1-like, with product MTSEASEWTGNHTNTCSLIGQLDGKDVISDQASKAEDWQALAAMKLKLELAKVERERQKEALQLANAEREQQKALQLKNEEVALKKEEQEREAALQREREREQLEARKRHLEMQHPYLHSETFPASSDSTDSESVSFNSEILNDLPKNLQDYLGDSSITDWGYGSVNDKGGSSVTALIEGNVTELGSGSVIDLGVGSVTDLGGGRLTDLGGGSVTDL from the exons ATGACGTCAGAAGCATCTGAGTGGACAGGAAATCATACAAATACCTGTTCTCTGATTGGTCAACTTGATGGGAAGGACGTAATCTCGGATCAGGCTAGTAAAGCTGAAG attggcaagctctggcagctatgaagttaaagctAGAACTAGCGAAGGTAGAGCGTGAAcgccaaaaagaagctctacaacttgCTAATGCCGAACGTGAACAACAAAAAGCTCTCCAGCTAAAGAATGAAGAGgttgccctaaagaaagaagaacaggaacgcgaggcggCCCTACAACGAgagcgtgagagggaacagctagaagcaagaaaacgtcacctggagatgcaac atccatacctccacagtgagaccttccctgcttcttcgGATAGCACTGACTCTGAGTCAGTGTCtttcaactcggaaatccttaatgatcttcctaaaaatttacaggact ACCTGGGAGATAGTAGTATCACTGACTGGGGATATGGTAGTGTCAACGACAAGGGAGGTAGTAGTGTCACAGCCCTTATAGAAGGTAATGTCACTGAACTTGGAAGTGGGAGTGTCATTGACCTAGGAGTTGGTAGTGTCaccgacctgggaggtggtaggttAACTGacttgggaggtgggagtgtcactgacctatgA